CACCAACGTGGCGGTGCCTCTCAAAAGGCCGCTCACCGCCTCCGACCATGAAGATTACTACCGGCAGAACCTCGCTCTGGTGAGCGCCTGCGAAATCCAGGTGCTGGCCCATCTGGGCGTGCACAAACGCTATCTTACGGAGCAGCCGGATGAAAACCACTGCCGCGGCCTGCTTGCAGACATCTTTCAGGTGATGATCGAGCGCCGCATCGCCCTCGAGATCAACTTTTCCGCCCTGCGCAAACCCTACGGGCGCATCCTGCCCGATCTCTGGCAGATCGATCTCTACCGCTCCCTGGGCGGGAAGCTTTTCAGCATCGGTAGCGACGCCCATCTGCTGGAACATTTCGACCTCAACTACCATCTGCTGCCCTCCTG
This is a stretch of genomic DNA from Candidatus Cloacimonadota bacterium. It encodes these proteins:
- a CDS encoding histidinol-phosphatase HisJ family protein, with product MKIDYHLHTEYSYDSKLKASDLIYKAIELNYEAIAITEHLDLYPYELTRFGLPSFARYIKQLASLKDQFASSPLRIICGVEIGDFQRVSAYANEFLAQLDFELRLGAVHFLSDHTNVAVPLKRPLTASDHEDYYRQNLALVSACEIQVLAHLGVHKRYLTEQPDENHCRGLLADIFQVMIERRIALEINFSALRKPYGRILPDLWQIDLYRSLGGKLFSIGSDAHLLEHFDLNYHLLPSWLFSGEIDLPL